From the Solanum lycopersicum chromosome 10, SLM_r2.1 genome, one window contains:
- the LOC101250354 gene encoding acyl-coenzyme A oxidase 4, peroxisomal isoform X2: MHKEAKSSYFDMPALDVSVAFPQATPASNFPPCTSDYYQLADLLTPEEQAIRMKVRECMEKEIAPIMTKYWEKAEFPFEIIPKFGALHIAGGTIKGYGCPGHSITGSAVAAAEVARVDASCSTFLLVHSSLAMLTIGLCGSEMQKEKYLPSLAEFDTVACWGLTEPDYGSDASGLGTTARKVEGGWILEGQKRWIGNSTFADILVIFARNTSTNQINGFIVKKDAPGLQCTKIENKIGLRIVQNGDILLKNVFVPDEDRLPGVNSFQDTNKVLAVSRVMVAWQPIGITMGVYDMCHRYLKERKQFGAPLAAFQINQQKLVQMLSNIQAMILVGWRLCKLHESDKLTHGHASLGKSWITLRARETVALGRELLGGNGILADFHVAKAFCDLEPIYTFEGTYDINTLVTGREITGLASFKPAPVRQKSRL, translated from the exons ATGCATAAAGAGGCGAAAAGCTCTTATTTTGATATGCCAGCATTGGATGTTTCTGTTGCATTTCCTCAAGCAACTCCAGCCTCCAACTTTCCTCCATGCA cTTCAGACTACTATCAGCTTGCCGATCTGTTGACTCCTGAGGAGCAAGCCATCAGAATGAAAGTGAGGGAATGCATGGAGAAAGAGATTGCTCCTATAATGACGAAG TATTGGGAGAAGGCAGAATTTCCATTTGAAATCATTCCAAAATTTGGTGCTTTGCACATAGCTGGCGGCACTATCAAG GGATATGGTTGCCCAGGTCACTCAATAACTGGAAGTGCTGTTGCTGCAGCCGAAGTTGCCAGAGTTGATGCAAGCTGCTCTACATTCCTTTTGGTGCATTCATCTTTAGCAATGCTCACTATTG GGCTATGTGGGTCTGAAATGCAAAAGGAAAAATACTTGCCATCATTGGCGGAATTTGACACTGTAGCTTGTTGG GGTCTAACTGAGCCTGACTATGGAAGTGATGCAAGTGGATTGGGGACTACTGCCAGAAAG GTTGAAGGAGGTTGGATCCTTGAAGGGCAAAAGCGTTGGATAGGAAACAGCACTTTTGCCGACATATTGGTTATTTTTGCTAGAAATACATCCACAAACCAGATAAACGG TTTCATAGTAAAGAAGGATGCTCCAGGATTGCAATGtactaaaatagaaaacaaaattgGACTACGGATTGTTCAAAATGGAGACATTCTCTTAAAGAATGTTTTTGTCCCTGACGAGGATAGACTACCTGGGGTCAATTCATTCCAGGATACAAACAAG GTGCTTGCTGTATCGCGTGTTATGGTTGCATGGCAGCCTATTGGCATTACAATGGGTGTTTATGATATGTGTCACAG GTACTTGAAGGAGAGGAAGCAGTTTGGAGCACCATTAGCCGCTTTCCAGATCAACCAACAGAAATTAGTCCAGATGTTGAGCAACATTCAAGCAATGATTCTTGTTGGTTGGCGGCTATGCAAACTACACGAGAGTGATAAACTGACTCATGGTCACGCAAGTTTAGGGAAA TCATGGATTACGTTGAGGGCAAGAGAGACCGTTGCTCTCGGACGAGAACTACTAGGTGGCAACGGAATCTTGGCTGACTTTCACGTCGCAAAG GCATTTTGCGATTTGGAGCCGATCTATACATTTGAAGGTACTTACGATATCAACACGTTGGTAACGGGTAGAGAAATTACTGGTTTGGCTAGTTTCAAGCCTGCACCAGTAAGGCAAAAGAGTCGCCTGTga
- the LOC101250354 gene encoding acyl-coenzyme A oxidase 4, peroxisomal isoform X1 → MKRKAKMHKEAKSSYFDMPALDVSVAFPQATPASNFPPCTSDYYQLADLLTPEEQAIRMKVRECMEKEIAPIMTKYWEKAEFPFEIIPKFGALHIAGGTIKGYGCPGHSITGSAVAAAEVARVDASCSTFLLVHSSLAMLTIGLCGSEMQKEKYLPSLAEFDTVACWGLTEPDYGSDASGLGTTARKVEGGWILEGQKRWIGNSTFADILVIFARNTSTNQINGFIVKKDAPGLQCTKIENKIGLRIVQNGDILLKNVFVPDEDRLPGVNSFQDTNKVLAVSRVMVAWQPIGITMGVYDMCHRYLKERKQFGAPLAAFQINQQKLVQMLSNIQAMILVGWRLCKLHESDKLTHGHASLGKSWITLRARETVALGRELLGGNGILADFHVAKAFCDLEPIYTFEGTYDINTLVTGREITGLASFKPAPVRQKSRL, encoded by the exons ATGAAAAGAAAAG CGAAAATGCATAAAGAGGCGAAAAGCTCTTATTTTGATATGCCAGCATTGGATGTTTCTGTTGCATTTCCTCAAGCAACTCCAGCCTCCAACTTTCCTCCATGCA cTTCAGACTACTATCAGCTTGCCGATCTGTTGACTCCTGAGGAGCAAGCCATCAGAATGAAAGTGAGGGAATGCATGGAGAAAGAGATTGCTCCTATAATGACGAAG TATTGGGAGAAGGCAGAATTTCCATTTGAAATCATTCCAAAATTTGGTGCTTTGCACATAGCTGGCGGCACTATCAAG GGATATGGTTGCCCAGGTCACTCAATAACTGGAAGTGCTGTTGCTGCAGCCGAAGTTGCCAGAGTTGATGCAAGCTGCTCTACATTCCTTTTGGTGCATTCATCTTTAGCAATGCTCACTATTG GGCTATGTGGGTCTGAAATGCAAAAGGAAAAATACTTGCCATCATTGGCGGAATTTGACACTGTAGCTTGTTGG GGTCTAACTGAGCCTGACTATGGAAGTGATGCAAGTGGATTGGGGACTACTGCCAGAAAG GTTGAAGGAGGTTGGATCCTTGAAGGGCAAAAGCGTTGGATAGGAAACAGCACTTTTGCCGACATATTGGTTATTTTTGCTAGAAATACATCCACAAACCAGATAAACGG TTTCATAGTAAAGAAGGATGCTCCAGGATTGCAATGtactaaaatagaaaacaaaattgGACTACGGATTGTTCAAAATGGAGACATTCTCTTAAAGAATGTTTTTGTCCCTGACGAGGATAGACTACCTGGGGTCAATTCATTCCAGGATACAAACAAG GTGCTTGCTGTATCGCGTGTTATGGTTGCATGGCAGCCTATTGGCATTACAATGGGTGTTTATGATATGTGTCACAG GTACTTGAAGGAGAGGAAGCAGTTTGGAGCACCATTAGCCGCTTTCCAGATCAACCAACAGAAATTAGTCCAGATGTTGAGCAACATTCAAGCAATGATTCTTGTTGGTTGGCGGCTATGCAAACTACACGAGAGTGATAAACTGACTCATGGTCACGCAAGTTTAGGGAAA TCATGGATTACGTTGAGGGCAAGAGAGACCGTTGCTCTCGGACGAGAACTACTAGGTGGCAACGGAATCTTGGCTGACTTTCACGTCGCAAAG GCATTTTGCGATTTGGAGCCGATCTATACATTTGAAGGTACTTACGATATCAACACGTTGGTAACGGGTAGAGAAATTACTGGTTTGGCTAGTTTCAAGCCTGCACCAGTAAGGCAAAAGAGTCGCCTGTga